The DNA sequence TATGGATAATCAGAATGATTACAAAAGAATAGCTGTGTCATCTTTGTGCAACTTCCTAGTTTTAAAAGTACTCCTTGTGGAATTCAAAGCGTGTCGATGTCTTGTGACTGAGCTCAAGTGATAGCATCTTCAGCTCCTTTGCCAACATTGGCATCCCACAGTAGAATACCCCTGCAAAATAACATATTCTTAGATCCAGTTGTTTTTGAATTCTTGATTTAACGTGTATAGTTCTGGACTTCTGGTAGCTTATCTTTACCTACTGTCGAAAATGGATGCTTGGAAGCTATCTTGGTAAACACTTCTTTCCAATTAGGTCTTGCAAAATGAGTCATTACCTGCAAAAGCATCAATGTTGAAAGGTCATTTATTGCTTAGGAAAATAATTACCCGTTTACTGTTTGTTGAGGGAAATGGTAATGAAGTATCATACTCTGGTGCCAGATAGGatgtcaactccatgtttggCATGGTTGAGAGCTTGGACCATGGTGATTAGAGTTGACCTTGCATCACCCTCTTCGTAGACACTTGTAAGGTAGTTGTGAAGTTCAATCTGACCCTGTTAAGAGAAAAGGACAAGAGAGTCAGGAAGCTCATCCCTAAAGTGATATAACTATGTTCTGAAAAGATTAAAAATGCATTGCTTTACTTTGTGATCCATTTCTGCCACTTCATCCATGACTCCTTTAAACCACTCGAAAGAGCCAGGTTCTCTGGTAACCCAATAGAAATGAGCATTTGTAGTCCTCTGTGATTTCTTCTTGTCATTGGGTGTCAAACACGATGATGTAAAACTATTTAGGCTGCCTGATGGTGTACTAGTTTCTGTATTTGAATCCTATGTCATAAATGCATATAATCTTAGTTACCAAGAAGAGAATATTAGATAGTGACAAACAACCTGCTTAGATGTTATGAATTGTACCAGTTGTTCTTCTGCTGTTCTTGTGCTGTTAAGAAGATCTTTAAGGACGCTTACAAAAGGGGTAGCTCCAATGCCAAGACCCACAAGGAGTAGGACATCATAGTTGCGGTAGTCCTGTGCCGGTGCCCCATATGGACCATCAAAAAACAATTTGGGTTGGCTGCATAATCTTATTTGATCCATATCTTGTGGCTGAGCAACACTAGTCCGATGAACTAAAGATAATGAATGATCTCCCTCAGAAATGGCTCGCTTCAATTCTTGTGTCCAGTCTCCAACTGTTCGGATATGAACACTGAGATGCTCATCCCCAGGTGCTGAGGTGATGGAAAATGGGTGCCTGAATACGATTGCATTCATGAAATTAACAAAAGGTGAGAATGGAAAGGGAAGTTCGTTTCATCCAGAATCACACTTACCATTCAAATGGGGAGATTGTTGGGCATTGTAGAAATATGTATTGTCCACTTCTGTACTTAAATCCAGGTGGCTTGGACATGATTAAGCTGATAACATTTCCGGGTAAGATTGTAGCCTGTTGAAGGATCATAAACCACCTTAGTAATCTACAAACATCTCAATTCTCAAATACTCAGAACTATACAGGCTTAGATTTTAGTGAAGTTCGGTCACCTTTAGTATCTTAACTGAATAGTGTTTTGATCTACATGTTCGGATACTGCGCTCTACTACATACAGCAGAAATGGAACAGAGATGTACATCCATGTCTGGGAGATTTAGGAAGGCATATATGAGTATTACTGGCAGCAGTTCATAAATGAGCCACAATTTTTGTTGTAACTATGGTTACTCAAATTCCTTACCGTTTTCTGATACCACTTGTGGACAAAGTACAAACAGCTTCCATGGATGAGTAGCAAAACGTAGACCAGACCTAGCAGATGATGAGAATACCAGAACGCATTAAACCCAGTCAGTTTGTTCAAGGGGGCAGGAAGCCTCACCATGTTCCTTCGAAAGTGACTCGCTGCTAGCGTGAATGAGATGGCCATAAAAATCACCATCAGAATTCCAGTCACGCCTTCTGGTCCAGTGAATAAGAATTTGTACGTCGGGTTTTTGCCATGGAAATCAGAGGATATTGGCTCAAATTCTTCCGCAGATGAGTTTACTAGACGAGGAAAGTCACATGCCACATGGTTCCCAGCGTGAACAATTATTCCAATTGCTATAGCAAATGCAATCATCTGTAGGAAAATGTCAAACACTTGTTCAACAAAAACAGAACTAGACTAGTGGAAATGTGTGACTACCGACTAGCCCTTTACCTTGTGGAAATTAATGTTGTCATCAAAGGGAATGAAGAACCTAGCTCGTGTTGATCGAAGCCATGTCAATGTGTTACGACAAACAGGTAAAAGGATGAGGGCCATGTTAAGCTTCAAAGTTTCTGCAGCTCCTTTGGCTACTGGCAAGCAATAGCCGATGACTTCAAATGCTGCTTTGTTTCTGTATTGGTAGAATTTCCAGGCAAAAAGTGAAGCCATTGCAACAATCCACAGTAATAAAATCCAACCGCGTTGCAAATTGTCTAGTATGAGACACTGAAGTGAACGATTTAGTCTCCGAAGCAGATTCTTGGGCCTGAAGGAATTCAGGTTCTGACTCCAACCTACGCTTACTGCGCTCAATGGTCTGCTGTAGTTTATGTATACGTCTCTTTGTAAAAGCAGTGCTTCCAATTGCCATAACTGATTAGAGGTTAAGTAAACATGAGAGGCAAATTTTTGAATCATTGACATGAACATCAATTCTTCAAAGTTCTCATTTTTACCTCAAtataaccaaaattttcggggtCTAGTTCTTCCATTATCAATGAAGCATATTCTTCAGCTTGTTCTTTCAGCTTTGATAGCTTGTTTGCTGAAGCACTCAGCATTATAAGCTGGAACTCAAGAGATTCAAATTCATTTTTATGCGATTATACAGAAGACACCAAGTAAAGCATTACATGTCTAGCAAGATAGTTACTTCTGGCAGGGCCGTCCCAATGGTAAGTGAAGCCTAAGGTGAAAATCATaacctgttttttatttttctgtatttttagCATATGCTTGATACTTTACAAACAAAGTATTTGGTACAACAATTTTGAGTCTCTACTATGAAAATAAGAATAACATAACCTATAAATGGAGCCTAATTGCAATTAGTTAACTATTTAAGTTCAAACAAATCGAGTATGCATTAGCTAAAGATAGACAAGTACAAAATATACAAGAAAGTTTGtagtagaaagagagagaaaaattgatGCAAAGATACGAGGCTTAGTTCTACAAGATCTAGATAAGTTCAAATGGCTTGGTAATATGTTGAGTAATTTGACTTCTAATTTTTACTGGGCTTTAAATAGTATAAAGTACAAAAACTTGTTTCAAAGTGAGGCCTAAGCAGTTGCCTTGTCTGCCttgggctagggccggccctgctTCTAAGTTACAGTTGGGAAAATTAACCAATTACTTCACAATTTATTTACCTCTTGCACTCCCTCCCTTGTGATTCTTCCATCCTCATTGCTATCTGCCCTGAAAACATTTCAAAGCGAAAAGTTTAcaaaagtgggaaaaaaaaaaaaatcccttacCAACTAAACAACTAGATAAGAGTCATAAGACTAGTGGATTTCATGAGTAAGAAAGTCATGAACTTTTTGGTGGGTTAGAAAAGCATGAACTGCTTTCCTAGTCTGCAAAATTCACACCTACAGAAGAGGCAAAGCTTGCACATAGTTCAAAAGCATTTAACCTAAAATTTTCAGAGGTCTTGAATCTTGGTGGGTGGGTTCATCTATTCAAGTAGATAGAACACACAAAAGACACAACCAAACGCAAAAAACTCTCCAAAAAGAGAATtttcccaaaaaataaaaacaaattagTGGACTAATCTGGCGGGTAATTTGACCATAATCTGGGGCCGTCGATTTGTTAGAAACCTGGCCCCAACTCTCAAAGGTAGACCTAATCAACGGCTGAGAACACATACATGTCGAAGAAAATTTGAAGGCGCGCATCAAAGCTCTGGTCCGAGATTTGTATCCAAAAATCATGAAGTTCTTCCTTCGTGATCTTCGTAATTTTCTGCCGCCGCCTCCTCGCCAATGTGTCAAATATCCCCACCGCAAACTCCTCCGAGTCCTCCATCCCTTCACACGGTCATCAAATCATTTTCAAATTccgataataaaaaaaaattctataataCATTAACGTATCAGTACATGCTTATACTATATATCCGTAACGTGTCAAAACCATAACTTGATAGAAGTTAAATTCTTACCTATGCATCGACCAAAGTCTCCTCTGGCGAGCAATCCGTGGACGGCCAGCGACTCGAACCTGGCCTCCACTTGCTTCCACAGCTCCTCGGCGTCGCTAGGTCCGGTGGTCTTGCTGATGAACCTCAGGCCGTTGAGAGCTCTTTGCGCGCTCGATCTTGTCCGTTGAAGCTTCGCCTTCAGCCTCCTCGCCTCTCGTGGCGGAAGCGCGAGTTCGCCGGAGTTGGAAGACGCGGTGGTCCTCGACGACGACGATCTGATCAGCCACCCGAATGTGCGGCGAATGCTCCGTGACGTAGCGGAGAGGCTCCTTCCTAGCATTCCTGTCCCcgtctcctcttcctcctcctcctcctcctcctgcgtGTCGTTCCCCACCGGCGCGACGCTGCACACGACAATGTCATCGTCGTCGTTGTTGAGCTCTAGTGTGACCTCAACCAGGTCTTGGTTGTTGTGATTAGTGAGGTCGTTGAGAAATATAGGCAGCATTGCGCCGCAAAGGCGGTGGTGCTGACGATCATGATCAGGTAAGCTGTAGTTTGATCGCTTGGAACCAAACGACGGGGTCGCCGGCGACGTCATTATAAATATATTTCAGGCCAGCTTTGTGTGACTGAAATGTGGAGGACTAAGTAGAAACGATGAAGCGGTGGGAGGGTTAATTGGGTCACACGTTAGGACTGGAATTCAGAATGGTCCTAAGAAAACAAGACAAATACCTCCCAACCGATCACTCCTACACGATTCCAACGCTTTTGTGGTCTCTAGAGTTGGAGTAGTTGATATTTTGCTCATGAGGCCAAATGTCTTCTAGACAATTATTCCACTTGGAGAAGCTTATATATAAAGAATATTAGCTCCCACATAGGCAAATACAAAATAATACGTACTAttacttttttctctctcttttgggtCTTTTGAGAGAGTGTGttaatttaagaaaaataaaagaagaaaatgttaCATTTCTTgcaatgtcttttttttttttatgggggTTTGTCCATTTCCGGTCCTCATTAAGATTCACCACTATTCATAAATATACTAAATAAGAAATACGTAGAGTTTTAAATCTCTATATTTTCATACACTTTTAATGATTAATAAGATGAAAGACATATGTCGTGTTCATACATATAACGCACATCTTCTACGACCTCTCATCCTATTACACTTTCACCACAGACTTTTCCTCCAAACTTTACTCATTCTTATAAAGACTCCTAAATTTGATAACGGTTATTGAGATATAGTTCTCGATCACAGAGAAAGAAAGATCTGGAAGGAGATGGAGGGGCAATACAGGATATGACACTGTTCCCATCCGACAATGAGAGGGGAAAGTGACTGTGGGTATATCAATCGGGCCGCGGTGGTGAGTTATTTCAGAGTTGTTGTTCAAGAAATTATGCTGATATGAGATCGATGTATCCACTATACTAATTATTCCCAACTATTAGCACCGTGAACACTCTGCGcagtgtatatatatgtgacaTACTCTCGAAATACATTTTGATTTCTCAATTAATGGCCTAAAAGAATGgcaagtaggaataaaaaagatatttgctcaaaaaataaaagaatgattaaatactgtttagtccttaaaCTTTTTCCCTAAAAATACTTCAGTCTCtgattttctaatttcacacgtttagtctcTATACTCTAAAATTTcgaaccaataggtccttgccgttaCTTTCCATCCAAAATCTCGGTTAAATTGATGACGTGGCAATTTTTTTGGGCCAAAATGTCTTCTACCCtcacttttttatttaatttatatttttctcttctttctctctctctcttttttttttttttttttttttttttttctgttcttccAGCCCCATGAAACCTCCACCGTCTCCTCCTCCACCCCCTATGGCATCCTATGCGGCGTCCCCTACACCACCCTCCCCATTCGCCACCTGCATCAGCtctataaacaaagaaaacacaaaCAAGATATCAACCTTATCAATTCACCACTCAActttcaatcgaacaatcatgCATTAATAATCAGAGAGATTTCAACCAAACTAAACCAAACTCAGTTCAGTTAATTCCAATTATCACTCCACAAGTCTGAGCGTTCTGAAATCATTTTCGACCAGAAGTCTGAGCAAAGAACTGAATTGTCGTGATTGGAAGACAAAGCTCGGTTAATCTCTGGCCACGCTTAGTTTGCATCCACTTCAGAGAAGTCCAAAATTAAGCATCACTGAGCTCCAAATTTTCTCTAGGACAAACATTAGCTTCGAAATCAAACCCAAAAGACCAAAAAAGCCGTTGTGGACGGTGAACTCTGACGAAGCCGATAACACCCAAAACATCAATTCCATCAAAACTCAACTATAATCAAAATCAAGCACATCAATGTGTAGAGCATGAAGAGTAGATGAATTTTCTCACCTTATGCACTACTGATTTCGGCCGGAGTTGAAGGAAAAAGCCTAGAAACCGTAGGAGAATTTTGGCGTCGATTTTCGCTCCAGGGTCGACGGACGACCAAACCGAATCCAAAGGGACGTCGGCTACGTCGAGGTGGTTCGAACGCCAAACCATCCCCAACCCCACCGACCGACGTTCGTCGTCTTCTCCCCAGATCGGatcatcttctctctctgcCTCGATTTTGAGTTCGAATCGGAGCTACAAACAGCTGCTCCACCGTAGAGTACTCCTCCGCCGACGTCGTTTGGAGTTTGGTGGTGTTTGGCTGAGGCTTCTGGAGTTTGGTGCATGGTTTCAGGTGAGGCGTGTGAAGAGAACAGAGGGAGTGAGGCAGaggagaagagataaacagaataaaaaataataataaaacaaacaaacaaacagaaaaagagaaaagagaaaagaataaataaaattaaaaaaagagaaaagaataaatttattaaaaaaaagtgagggtaGAATAGATATATTGGCCCCAAAAAATTGTCACGTCATTGATTTAACCTAGATTTTGGATGGAAAGTAACAgtaaggacctattggtccgaaatttttgagtacatggactaaacgtgtgaaattagaaaggtagggactgaagtgtttttaggGCAAAAATTTGTTAGGATTTGTTGCTTGGTGATTAAGTCACTTTGACTTATTCACATTCATTATCATGTTCTACGTAGTCTGTTAATAAAGCCCTAGTCTTTAGGGTTTAGATTAGGTTTGAATTATTCCTCAACTAATGCCCCACATTTTAGGTCATGCAAATGTGGTTGTTATCTATTATGATTCCAGTATTGCTATGCTTATTTATAGCCAATTGTTTTCATTCAATAAAGTAGAAGCTTTGAGCTCCATATTGTGTTGTGAGAAGAGTTAGATTACAGGTTTctaacaagtggtatcagagctccacCACGGAGCCTGACCAAAGGTAGATTACtgagtgagaaagaagaaaagtagCAAAGAAAGAGTGAGTGAGAATGAGTACCGAGGGTAGCTTTGTGCAACCGGCCATTCCAAAGTTTGATGGCCACTATGATCACTGGGCCATGTTGATGGAGAATTTTCTGCGCTCGAAGGAGTATTGGGGATTGATTGAGAATGGAATCACAGCAGCAGTGGAAGGGGTTGAGTTGACAGAAGCTCAACGTAAATCTATGGAGGATCAAAGGTTGAAAGACCTCAAAGTGAAGAACTACCTCTTCTAGGCCATTGATCGCACAATCATGGAAACCATCCTTCATAAAGATACAGCCAAGCATATCTGGGATTCCATGAGACAAAAGTATCAAGGCTCAACTAGGGTTAAACGTGCACAACTCCAAGCCCTCAGGAAAGAGTTTGAGGTCTTGCAGATGAAGGAAGGGGAGAAAGTAGACGATTACTTTGCCAGGACTCTCACAATTGCCAACAAGATGAAGATCCACGGAGAAAGAATGGAGCAGGTTGTCATCATTGAGAAAATTTTGAGGTCCATGACCACAAAATTTGACTATGTGGTATGTTCTGTGGAAGAATCCAATGATTTGGATACCCTGACAATAGATGAACTACAGAGTAGTCTATTAGTCCATGACCAAAGGATGAATGGGCATGGCAATGAAGAACAAGCTCTGAAGGTCAGCTATGAGGAGAGGGTTGGAGTCAGAGGCAGAGGTCGAGGCATGTATCGAGGAAGAGGTAGGGGTCGTGGAAGGCAGCCATTCAACAAAGCCCTAGTGGAATGTTTCAAGTGTCACAAGCTAGGACACTATCAATATGAGTGCCCTAGCTGAGAGAAAGGTGCAAACTATGCAGAGCTTGATGAAGAGCAGGAGATGCTACTAATGGCGTATGTAGAGCTACACAATTCAAGGAGAGAAGAAGTTTGGTTCCTCGATTCAGGATGTAGCAATCACATGAGTGGCAACAAACAATGGTTTTTTAATCTTGATGAGTCATTCCGGCATGTAGTGAAGCTTGGCAACAACATGAAAATGGCAGTGATGGGGAGAGGATGCATAAGGCTTCAAATTGATGGGACAACTCAAGTGATTAGTGAGGTATTTTACATCCCTGAATTAAAGAATAATTTGCTTAGCATTGGCCAACTACAAGAAAGGAATTTGGCTATTTTGATTCAACATGGCATGTGCAAAATCTACCACCCTATGAGAGGGGTGATCATGCAATCTACCATGTCTGCCAATCGCATGTTCATCCTGCTTGCAATGGTACAAACTCAAGCTCCAGCTCCTGCATGCTTTCAGACTACTGCTGAAGATACAACTCGGCTGTGGCATCAAAGATTTGGGCACCTTAGCTACAAAGGGTTGAGAAGCTTGTATTACAAGAAACTGGTGAAGGGTCTGCCATCACTCAATGCTCCCACAAAGGTGTGCACAAGCTGCATGATAGGCAAACAGCACCGTGAAGCTATTCCAAAGAAAAGCCTGTGGAGAACATCCCAAAGATTGCAACTAGTTCATGCAGACCTCTGTGGTCCAATTACACCTGAGTCCAACAACCAAAAGAGGTACCTAatcacttttattgatgattatagCAGAAAAGTATGGTCTTTTTTCTTGAATACCAAGTCAGAAGCCTTTGACATGTTTAGAAAATTCAAGAGTCTAGTTGAGAAAGAAACAGGAAGCTATATATGTTGCCTTCTTACCGATAGGGGTGgtgaatttacctcgcaagAATTCAACAGGTTTTGTAGTTCTAATGGGATTGGTAGACAACTCACTGCATCCTACACcccacaacaaaatggggtgGCAGAGAGAAGAAACCGAATCATtatgaacatggttagatgcatcTTATCAGAGAAGCAGGTTCCTAGGGAGTTCTGGCCAGAGgcagtgaattgggcagtccaCATTCTCAATAGATGTCCTACTGTTGCATTAGAGAACATGACTCCTGAAGAAGCATGGTGTGGATCCAAGCCTTCAGTGGCTCACTTCAGGGTATTTGGGTGTGTAGGGCATGTGCATATTCCTGACAACAAGAGGCAAAAGCTTGATGATAAGAGTTACAAATGTGTCTTCTTAGGCATAAGTGAGGAGTCGAAGGCCTACAGATTGTATGATCCTGTGTTGAAGAAAATAGTAATAAGTAGAGATGTAGTGTTTGAGGAGGATGAGAGCTGGCAGTGGgatgcagaaaataaaggagtAAATAGTGCTGAACTTACATGGGGAGATGAAGAGGAGATGGAGgaaagagagcaagataatGAAAATGATGAAGGAGAGCAGAATATTGAAGAAGGAAATGTGGTCGAAGAAGGAGGCAATGGTTCAGGAGCTTCATCAAGTGAACTGGACTCACCACCTAGTCCAGTTCAAGGGAGGACAAGAAGAACTCCTCCATGGATGGAAGATTATGTGAGCGGTGAAGGCTTGtccgaagaggaaggaaaccttGTGATGTTCACCGAATCAAGTGATCCTGTATTCTTTGAGGAAGCTATCAATAGTTTGAAATGGAGAGAGGCTATGGACTGTGAAATTGAAGCTATCGAGAGAAATGGCACCTGGGAGCTATGCTCATTACCAGAAGGAGCAAGAAGAATAGGAGTGAAGTGGCTATACAAGACCAAGTTGAATGAGAAAGGGGAGGTTGACAAGTTTAAAGCTCGACTTGTAGCTAGGGGTTTCACACAGCAGCATGGAATTGATTATAATGAGGTGTTTGCCCCTGTAGCTCGTTGGGATACCATTCGGATGGTTCTAGCTCTTGCAGCACACAAAGGATGGTGTGTGTACCAACTTGATGTGAAGAGTGCGTTTCTGCACGGTGAACTCAATGAGGCAGTGTATGTTGATCAACCATTGGGTTATGAGAAGCAAGGAGAAGAAGACAAAGTGTACAAACTAAAAAAGGCCCTATACGGACTCAAACAAGCTCCCAGAGCTTGGTACAGCAAAATAGAGTCTTATTTTTGTAGCTGAAGGTTTTGAACGTTGTCCTAGTGAGTACACATTGTTTATTAAGA is a window from the Rosa chinensis cultivar Old Blush chromosome 2, RchiOBHm-V2, whole genome shotgun sequence genome containing:
- the LOC112185595 gene encoding respiratory burst oxidase homolog protein E; this encodes MTSPATPSFGSKRSNYSLPDHDRQHHRLCGAMLPIFLNDLTNHNNQDLVEVTLELNNDDDDIVVCSVAPVGNDTQEEEEEEEEETGTGMLGRSLSATSRSIRRTFGWLIRSSSSRTTASSNSGELALPPREARRLKAKLQRTRSSAQRALNGLRFISKTTGPSDAEELWKQVEARFESLAVHGLLARGDFGRCIGMEDSEEFAVGIFDTLARRRRQKITKITKEELHDFWIQISDQSFDARLQIFFDMADSNEDGRITREGVQELIMLSASANKLSKLKEQAEEYASLIMEELDPENFGYIELWQLEALLLQRDVYINYSRPLSAVSVGWSQNLNSFRPKNLLRRLNRSLQCLILDNLQRGWILLLWIVAMASLFAWKFYQYRNKAAFEVIGYCLPVAKGAAETLKLNMALILLPVCRNTLTWLRSTRARFFIPFDDNINFHKMIAFAIAIGIIVHAGNHVACDFPRLVNSSAEEFEPISSDFHGKNPTYKFLFTGPEGVTGILMVIFMAISFTLAASHFRRNMVRLPAPLNKLTGFNAFWYSHHLLGLVYVLLLIHGSCLYFVHKWYQKTTWMYISVPFLLYVVERSIRTCRSKHYSVKILKATILPGNVISLIMSKPPGFKYRSGQYIFLQCPTISPFEWHPFSITSAPGDEHLSVHIRTVGDWTQELKRAISEGDHSLSLVHRTSVAQPQDMDQIRLCSQPKLFFDGPYGAPAQDYRNYDVLLLVGLGIGATPFVSVLKDLLNSTRTAEEQLDSNTETSTPSGSLNSFTSSCLTPNDKKKSQRTTNAHFYWVTREPGSFEWFKGVMDEVAEMDHKGQIELHNYLTSVYEEGDARSTLITMVQALNHAKHGVDILSGTRVMTHFARPNWKEVFTKIASKHPFSTVGVFYCGMPMLAKELKMLSLELSHKTSTRFEFHKEYF